The proteins below come from a single Eucalyptus grandis isolate ANBG69807.140 chromosome 3, ASM1654582v1, whole genome shotgun sequence genomic window:
- the LOC104444262 gene encoding GTP-binding nuclear protein Ran1A-like has product MNVPIVGVDVYPLDFFTNCGKIRFSCWDTAGHEEFCGQRNGYCNGGQCAIIMFDVTARLTYVNVPTWHRMLYRVHENILIVLCGNKVDVKNRQVKAKQVTFHRKKNLQYYEISAQSYYNFEKPFLYLARKFAGDPNLHFVECPALAPPEVRVDLAAHQQHEAELAQAASQPLPDDDDAL; this is encoded by the exons ATGAACGTAC CGATCGTCGGTGTTGACGTGTATCCGTTGGATTTCTTCACAAACTGCGGCAAGATTAGATTTTCCTGCTGGGATACTGCCGGCCACGAGGAGTTTTGTGGTCAAAGAAATGGCTACTG CAATGGTGGCCAATGCGCCATCATCATGTTTGATGTTACTGCCAGGTTGACCTATGTGAACGTCCCTACATGGCATCGCATGCTCTACAG GGTCCATGAGAACATACTCATTGTTCTGTGTGGAAACAAGGTGGATGTGAAGAACAGGCAAGTTAAGGCGAAGCAGGTTACATTCCacaggaagaagaatctccaatACTATGAGATTTCTGCCCAAAGCTACTACAATTTTGAGAAGCCTTTTCTCTATCTCGCCAGAAAATTTGCTGG GGACCCTAACCTTCACTTTGTGGAGTGTCCTGCTCTTGCTCCTCCAGAAGTACGCGTTGACTTGGCTGCCCACCAACA GCATGAGGCGGAGCTTGCTCAAGCTGCTAGTCAGCCTCTTCCCGACGATGATGATGCATTATAA